One window from the genome of Natrialba magadii ATCC 43099 encodes:
- a CDS encoding DUF192 domain-containing protein yields MSVVTERCASGAGPENEANYWVIRHSLAIERFDGEHVTARPLCVVLTHSAARLPLLGFGPERHTFIQNLSGERTEVTSAAPVTPTVCLQSGLDGIDTIYADDEGTITGIHHAPEPGPDEDGADHEYPGRGLYVLEVVYGWTDEHDVSEGDVLAFDLEETVPAS; encoded by the coding sequence ATGTCTGTCGTGACGGAGCGGTGTGCAAGCGGTGCAGGGCCGGAAAACGAGGCGAATTACTGGGTCATCCGTCACTCACTGGCTATCGAACGATTCGACGGCGAGCACGTAACTGCTCGCCCACTCTGTGTTGTTCTAACACACTCTGCCGCGAGGCTACCGCTACTTGGTTTCGGGCCGGAACGTCACACATTCATTCAGAACCTCTCAGGGGAACGAACAGAAGTCACTTCCGCCGCTCCGGTGACCCCCACCGTCTGTCTCCAGAGTGGTCTCGACGGCATCGACACCATCTACGCCGACGACGAGGGCACGATCACTGGAATCCACCACGCGCCAGAACCCGGTCCGGACGAGGACGGTGCTGACCACGAGTATCCCGGACGCGGGCTGTACGTCCTCGAGGTGGTCTACGGGTGGACGGACGAACACGACGTCAGCGAGGGCGACGTGCTGGCGTTCGACCTCGAGGAGACGGTGCCAGCGTCGTAG
- the hisH gene encoding imidazole glycerol phosphate synthase subunit HisH produces MSTLAADAEQSLASVVVVDYGLGNLRSVTRGLERAGADVEITDDPDAFADADGVVLPGVGAFREGVENADPIREDLLAVAERGQPLFGICLGMQMLLTASEEGTTDGESAVEGLDRIPGTNVRFDDGQKVPHMGWNELTVERDHPLIEGVDGEYAYFVHSYYAVPDDEASTVASTDYEREFPSIVANEAGNVFGTQFHPEKSGETGLQILRNFVNICADD; encoded by the coding sequence ATGAGCACCCTTGCTGCTGACGCGGAGCAGTCTCTCGCCTCCGTCGTCGTCGTCGACTACGGGCTAGGGAACCTCCGAAGCGTGACGCGCGGACTGGAACGAGCGGGTGCCGACGTCGAGATTACCGACGATCCGGACGCGTTCGCCGACGCCGACGGTGTCGTCCTTCCCGGCGTCGGCGCGTTCCGAGAGGGCGTCGAGAACGCCGATCCGATTCGCGAGGACCTCCTCGCCGTCGCTGAACGCGGCCAGCCGCTGTTCGGCATCTGCCTCGGTATGCAGATGCTCCTGACCGCAAGTGAGGAAGGGACGACCGACGGCGAATCGGCCGTCGAAGGACTCGACCGCATCCCCGGGACGAACGTCCGCTTCGACGACGGACAGAAGGTTCCACACATGGGCTGGAACGAACTGACCGTCGAGCGCGACCACCCGCTGATTGAGGGCGTCGATGGAGAGTACGCCTACTTCGTCCACTCTTACTACGCGGTCCCTGACGACGAGGCGAGCACGGTCGCGAGCACCGATTACGAGCGCGAGTTCCCCTCGATCGTCGCCAACGAGGCAGGGAACGTCTTCGGTACCCAGTTCCACCCAGAAAAGAGCGGTGAGACAGGGCTGCAGATTCTACGGAACTTCGTCAACATCTGCGCAGACGACTGA
- the glnA gene encoding type I glutamate--ammonia ligase produces MTSGNITAVEQDVLDEIEEHDIDFLRLQFTDILGTVKNVSIPARQAEKAFAEGIYFDGSSIEGFVRIQESDMRLTPDPDTFAILPWRDREDGASARLICDVVNTSTGEPFEGDPRYVLKRALERAEEMGYTVNAAPEPEFFLFEEDEEGRATTETNDAGGYFDLAPKDLASDVRRDIIYGLEDMGFEIEASHHEVAEGQHEINFTYDDALSTADNVATFRTVVRAIAAEHGYHATFMPKPIAKVAGSGMHTHLSLFTEDGENAFHDSDDEFDLSDEARAFTAGILEHAPAITAVANPTVNSYKRLVPGYEAPVYIAWSDRNRSSLIRKPAARVPAASRVELRSPDPSCNPYLAIAVMIHAGLNGIENDLDCPDPVRDNIYEFDEQKRKEYGIETLPSNLGDAIDALEEDDVVYEALGEHVGDKFVKAKRQEFEEYLIDVSQWELDRYLETF; encoded by the coding sequence ATGACAAGCGGAAACATCACGGCTGTCGAACAAGATGTCCTCGACGAGATCGAGGAACACGATATCGATTTCCTTCGTCTCCAGTTTACTGATATTCTCGGAACTGTCAAGAACGTCTCGATACCGGCACGACAGGCCGAAAAGGCCTTCGCTGAGGGTATCTACTTCGACGGTTCTTCTATCGAGGGCTTCGTTCGGATTCAGGAGTCGGATATGCGACTCACTCCTGATCCGGATACGTTCGCCATCCTGCCGTGGCGTGACCGCGAGGATGGTGCATCCGCTCGTCTCATCTGTGACGTCGTGAACACCTCGACTGGCGAACCGTTCGAGGGTGATCCACGCTACGTACTGAAACGTGCACTCGAGCGCGCCGAGGAGATGGGATACACGGTCAACGCCGCGCCGGAACCGGAATTCTTCCTCTTCGAGGAGGACGAAGAGGGCCGCGCGACGACGGAAACCAACGACGCCGGCGGCTACTTCGACCTCGCACCGAAGGACCTCGCGAGCGACGTTCGCCGTGACATCATCTACGGCCTCGAGGACATGGGCTTCGAGATCGAGGCCAGCCACCACGAGGTCGCCGAAGGCCAACACGAGATCAACTTCACGTACGACGATGCGCTCTCGACGGCCGACAACGTCGCTACCTTCCGTACCGTCGTTCGGGCAATCGCTGCCGAACACGGCTACCACGCGACATTTATGCCCAAGCCGATCGCAAAAGTCGCCGGCTCGGGTATGCACACGCACCTCTCACTCTTTACCGAGGACGGCGAAAACGCCTTCCACGACAGCGACGACGAGTTCGACCTGTCGGATGAGGCACGAGCCTTCACCGCCGGCATCCTCGAGCACGCACCCGCAATCACGGCCGTCGCAAACCCGACAGTTAACAGCTACAAGCGCCTCGTACCGGGCTACGAAGCACCCGTCTACATCGCCTGGTCCGACCGCAATCGCTCGTCGCTCATCCGCAAGCCGGCCGCCCGCGTGCCCGCTGCCTCGCGCGTCGAACTGCGCTCGCCCGACCCGTCCTGTAACCCGTACCTCGCGATCGCCGTCATGATCCACGCCGGACTGAACGGCATCGAGAACGACCTCGACTGTCCCGACCCAGTGCGTGACAACATCTACGAGTTCGACGAACAGAAGCGCAAGGAGTACGGTATCGAGACGCTGCCGTCGAACCTCGGCGACGCTATCGACGCCTTAGAGGAAGACGACGTCGTCTACGAGGCGCTTGGCGAACACGTCGGAGATAAGTTCGTCAAGGCAAAGCGCCAGGAGTTCGAGGAGTACCTGATCGACGTTTCCCAGTGGGAACTCGACCGCTACCTCGAGACGTTCTAG
- a CDS encoding tRNA (guanine(26)-N(2))-dimethyltransferase codes for MRVTEGGVELEVPGEQTDGVEESVFYNPRQELNRDLTIATLRAYRDREERAESYLDAMTASGIRGVRAAADGWEVTCSDVNEDAVELARSNLARNDCEGTVEHRNGNALMHEQVFDVIDLDPYGTPMPFADAAFANCRDLVCVTATDTAPLCGAHFNSGVRSYAAVPRNTDYHAEMGVRILLSALARSAARFDVGVEPILTHATSHYVRTYLELEHKATSADAAVDELGYIHHCEDCLYREHENGLIADPVETCPHCDGNRMLTAGPVWLGSIRDPEFVAAVREEVSAPDEFGTAEKARELCIELESELDEPTHYDQHKLCRNWGLPANAMDDFLADLREAGYEASRAHYGGTTFKTDASVDEIRTATADNLV; via the coding sequence ATGCGCGTCACTGAGGGTGGAGTCGAACTCGAGGTCCCGGGCGAGCAGACGGACGGGGTCGAGGAATCGGTCTTCTACAACCCGCGTCAGGAACTGAACCGGGATCTGACGATCGCGACGCTACGCGCCTACCGCGACCGCGAAGAGCGCGCGGAGTCCTATCTCGACGCAATGACCGCAAGCGGCATTCGTGGCGTCCGGGCCGCCGCCGACGGCTGGGAGGTCACCTGCAGCGACGTGAACGAGGATGCAGTCGAACTCGCGCGATCGAATCTCGCACGCAACGACTGCGAGGGAACCGTCGAACACCGCAACGGCAACGCGCTCATGCACGAGCAAGTGTTCGACGTGATCGACCTCGACCCCTACGGGACGCCGATGCCCTTCGCCGACGCCGCGTTCGCGAACTGCCGCGACCTGGTCTGTGTCACCGCAACCGACACGGCCCCGCTCTGTGGTGCCCACTTCAACAGCGGCGTCCGCTCCTACGCCGCCGTGCCGCGAAACACCGACTACCACGCCGAGATGGGTGTGCGCATCCTCCTCTCCGCACTCGCCCGCAGCGCCGCTCGCTTCGATGTCGGCGTCGAACCGATCCTCACCCACGCGACCAGCCACTACGTCCGAACGTACCTCGAACTCGAGCACAAGGCGACCTCGGCCGACGCGGCCGTCGACGAACTGGGCTACATCCACCACTGCGAGGACTGCCTCTACCGCGAACACGAGAACGGTTTGATCGCCGACCCGGTCGAGACGTGCCCACACTGCGACGGAAACCGAATGCTCACAGCGGGGCCGGTCTGGCTCGGCTCGATTCGCGACCCCGAGTTCGTCGCCGCGGTGCGCGAGGAAGTGTCCGCGCCCGACGAGTTCGGAACGGCCGAGAAGGCCCGCGAACTGTGTATCGAACTCGAGTCCGAACTCGACGAGCCGACTCACTACGACCAGCACAAACTCTGTCGCAACTGGGGGCTGCCGGCGAACGCGATGGACGACTTTCTTGCCGATCTGCGCGAGGCGGGTTACGAGGCCTCCCGGGCGCACTACGGCGGGACGACGTTCAAGACGGATGCGAGCGTCGACGAGATCCGCACAGCAACGGCAGACAATCTCGTCTGA
- a CDS encoding nuclear transport factor 2 family protein: MVDSETDATAGTNRTSGPETKTIVHDYYDTVDDERYDDLVELFTEDVRYERPGQGAITGREALHEFYLEGRPLENGSHEVHDVVVDEQTNTAAVRGSFSGDQHGESVEFGFADFHELEDGRIARRYTFTDRDEV; the protein is encoded by the coding sequence ATGGTTGACTCTGAGACTGATGCTACCGCGGGAACCAACAGAACTTCCGGCCCAGAAACCAAAACCATCGTCCACGACTACTACGACACCGTCGACGACGAACGCTACGACGACCTCGTCGAACTGTTCACCGAGGATGTCCGCTACGAACGCCCCGGACAGGGCGCGATCACCGGCCGCGAGGCCCTCCACGAGTTCTACCTCGAGGGCCGCCCACTCGAGAACGGCAGCCACGAGGTCCACGATGTCGTCGTCGACGAACAGACGAACACGGCGGCAGTCCGCGGTAGTTTCTCAGGCGACCAGCACGGCGAGTCCGTCGAATTCGGCTTCGCGGATTTCCACGAACTCGAGGACGGCCGGATTGCGCGGCGGTATACGTTTACGGATCGAGACGAGGTCTGA
- a CDS encoding YihY/virulence factor BrkB family protein, with protein sequence MLERRDDHIETGRRIVRLARTEQLTLLSAGVAFYGFISLVPLMLLALGIAASIGGDALVNQLTAGAGDVLTPAAQEVLAETIVDDTGRQSATVVGALGLLWGASRVLRGLDRAFSEVYGTAGSKSLLDTFWDAMVVFLAISAGLALVGGLELVIQFVPVVRAIGPLFILLALFVMFLPLYIVFPGKDVGFREAIPGALLAAVGWLALSRAFSLYANVATGYALYGALGAVFLVLIWLYAGAIILIFGAICNAVLAGREVDRQLQSPGARQVQTEAMTDDATGADEGTPTERSESSEPTDPSDPSDPSDPSDPSDPSDPSEPTTSDEPGESKTPDADERGPTETGRTRSTDQRRPSARTRDRSDDPEVLREEIERLRDRVETFEENVERRTVEKESLESELKRYVRRRVRHSHAHGWGPYLVLLYGTAMAIAAFYFLSGGWAILAMFVVWTSTLGVYLLMVLFGAGMSVLGIPGRLRNRIGDWRS encoded by the coding sequence GTGCTCGAACGCAGGGACGACCACATCGAAACCGGTAGGCGGATCGTTCGCCTCGCGCGCACCGAACAGCTGACGCTGCTGTCCGCCGGCGTCGCCTTCTACGGCTTCATCTCGCTCGTCCCACTCATGTTGTTGGCGCTCGGGATCGCCGCCTCGATCGGTGGTGACGCCCTTGTGAACCAGCTCACCGCCGGGGCCGGCGACGTACTCACGCCAGCAGCCCAGGAAGTCCTTGCAGAGACGATCGTTGACGACACCGGCCGGCAGAGTGCAACCGTCGTCGGCGCGCTTGGACTCCTCTGGGGTGCAAGTCGCGTCCTGCGCGGTCTCGACCGCGCGTTCTCCGAGGTGTACGGCACCGCCGGCTCGAAATCGCTACTCGATACCTTCTGGGACGCGATGGTCGTCTTTCTCGCCATTTCGGCCGGCCTCGCACTCGTCGGTGGACTCGAGTTGGTCATCCAGTTCGTGCCGGTCGTGCGGGCGATCGGGCCGCTTTTCATCCTGCTCGCGTTGTTCGTGATGTTCCTGCCGCTGTACATCGTCTTTCCGGGGAAGGACGTCGGGTTTCGAGAAGCGATTCCCGGTGCACTCCTGGCTGCCGTGGGCTGGCTCGCGCTCAGTCGTGCCTTCTCACTGTACGCAAACGTCGCGACCGGCTACGCGCTGTATGGTGCGCTCGGCGCGGTCTTTCTGGTGTTGATCTGGCTCTACGCCGGCGCGATCATCCTCATCTTCGGCGCGATCTGCAACGCCGTTCTTGCCGGCCGTGAAGTGGATCGGCAGCTACAAAGTCCCGGCGCTCGACAGGTTCAGACAGAAGCGATGACCGACGACGCCACGGGGGCCGACGAGGGGACGCCGACGGAGCGCTCGGAGTCGTCCGAACCGACCGATCCGTCCGATCCGTCCGATCCGTCCGATCCGTCCGATCCGTCCGATCCGTCCGATCCGTCCGAACCGACTACCTCGGACGAACCGGGTGAGTCGAAGACACCGGACGCAGACGAGCGTGGACCGACTGAGACAGGGCGCACGAGGAGCACCGACCAGCGCCGACCCAGCGCCCGCACTCGAGACCGGTCGGACGATCCCGAAGTGCTCCGCGAGGAGATCGAGCGCCTGCGCGACCGCGTCGAGACCTTCGAGGAGAACGTCGAGCGTCGAACGGTCGAAAAGGAGTCACTCGAGAGCGAACTCAAACGCTACGTTCGCCGGCGGGTCCGTCACAGTCACGCCCACGGCTGGGGGCCGTACCTCGTGTTGCTTTATGGAACCGCGATGGCGATTGCGGCGTTTTACTTCCTCAGCGGTGGCTGGGCAATTCTGGCGATGTTCGTCGTCTGGACGTCGACGCTGGGTGTCTACCTGCTAATGGTGTTGTTCGGTGCCGGCATGTCCGTGCTCGGGATTCCGGGGCGGCTTCGGAATCGGATTGGAGACTGGCGGTCCTAA
- a CDS encoding phosphatase PAP2 family protein: MWFDSTTVEAVSDLFPEWAALLFALLSHLGSVWFVAPVVVLAYWFGDRERFAPWLAIVMGGYAVMVGLKGLFATPRPDVAPPLAPADLQIGLEQFYAPAVEVATTSFPSGHAIAGTVIWTMLALESPVGTRRQRALVAAVMITLVSLSRVVLGVHFPIDVIVGVAVALGYLAVALTVRSWVGARDAHRAASALFVLAGTIALLALVTGNRLDGAALLGGSVGAAIVWQYAPPPRTPWPVTAGVLLRAAAGVGALALVALVLVVLESLLVWFAVGIAGGVTVVGLPRFVTEQSSRRSQVGAVEQ; encoded by the coding sequence ATGTGGTTCGACTCCACCACCGTCGAAGCCGTCAGTGACCTCTTTCCCGAATGGGCCGCCCTCCTCTTTGCGCTCCTCTCACACCTGGGGAGCGTCTGGTTCGTCGCCCCAGTCGTCGTGCTCGCCTACTGGTTCGGCGACCGCGAGCGATTCGCCCCCTGGCTCGCCATCGTGATGGGCGGCTACGCCGTCATGGTCGGGCTCAAGGGGCTCTTCGCGACACCACGGCCGGATGTCGCCCCACCGCTCGCTCCCGCGGATCTTCAGATCGGCCTCGAGCAGTTCTACGCCCCCGCCGTCGAGGTCGCCACCACCAGTTTCCCCAGCGGTCACGCCATCGCCGGCACCGTCATCTGGACCATGCTCGCACTCGAGTCCCCTGTCGGGACGCGCCGCCAGCGCGCTCTCGTCGCGGCGGTGATGATCACGCTCGTCTCGCTTTCGCGGGTCGTGCTCGGCGTCCACTTCCCGATCGATGTCATCGTCGGCGTCGCCGTCGCGCTCGGCTATCTCGCAGTCGCGCTCACCGTGCGGTCCTGGGTCGGCGCTCGCGACGCACACCGCGCGGCGAGCGCGCTGTTCGTCCTCGCCGGCACAATCGCGTTGCTCGCGCTCGTGACCGGCAACCGACTCGACGGCGCGGCACTGCTCGGCGGCTCGGTCGGTGCAGCCATCGTCTGGCAGTACGCCCCGCCGCCGCGGACGCCGTGGCCCGTCACCGCAGGCGTGCTTCTTCGCGCCGCGGCGGGAGTTGGGGCGCTGGCACTCGTCGCGCTCGTGTTGGTGGTACTCGAGTCCCTGCTGGTCTGGTTCGCCGTCGGAATTGCGGGTGGCGTGACGGTGGTCGGGTTGCCGCGGTTCGTAACGGAACAGTCGTCGCGGCGGTCACAGGTTGGTGCTGTCGAGCAGTAG
- a CDS encoding IS630-like element ISNma6 family transposase (programmed frameshift), producing MDHLDEISVEELQDALDNVEGNKPTQRLLAAIAYKSGVTQTELAEWHDTGRRTIYSWLMRLDTDEPLEQAVSDAHRTGRKRKLSKSQQEEFEQTVHEPPEEVGMDAPAWTPALVQEFLEETYGVEYSYPSCRRLLKEAGLSYQKPRRTAAEAEESDREEFHDEIKKKRSEMDAKIVCIDQTKKSVQVEPRAAWFPRGTRPSVELSGQRDWTCLLGAVTEDGERFFSRFTEYVTADHAKHFILVLCKEFEDDLIVVLDGAPYFQASAVTDLAARDDLTFVTFPAYSPELNPVEECWRQLQDALSNRFFDSLDELTTVIDTALDQLSLPKMSDYF from the exons ATGGACCATCTCGACGAGATCTCCGTCGAAGAACTCCAAGATGCCCTCGACAATGTCGAGGGAAACAAGCCGACACAACGGTTGTTAGCGGCGATTGCGTACAAGAGCGGTGTGACGCAAACCGAACTTGCAGAGTGGCACGACACCGGTCGAAGAACGATCTACAGTTGGCTGATGCGACTTGATACGGACGAGCCGCTTGAGCAAGCCGTCTCTGATGCTCATCGAACCGGGAGAAAACGAAAGCTCTCAAAATCACAGCAAGAAGAGTTCGAACAAACCGTTCACGAACCGCCCGAAGAGGTTGGGATGGACGCGCCGGCGTGGACGCCGGCGCTCGTCCAAGAGTTTCTGGAAGAAACCTACGGCGTCGAGTACTCCTATCCGAGTTGCCGGCGGCTCTTGAAAGAAGCTGGACTCAGTTATCAAAAACCTCGCCGCACAGCCGCCGAAGCCGAAGAATCCGACCGAGAAGAATTCCACGACGAGATCA AAAAAAAGCGATCGGAGATGGACGCCAAAATAGTCTGTATCGATCAAACCAAGAAATCGGTGCAGGTCGAGCCGCGTGCCGCGTGGTTTCCTCGCGGCACGCGGCCGAGCGTCGAACTCTCTGGCCAACGCGACTGGACGTGTCTGCTCGGCGCGGTCACCGAAGACGGCGAACGCTTTTTCTCACGATTCACCGAGTACGTCACCGCCGATCACGCAAAACATTTCATTCTCGTATTATGCAAAGAGTTCGAAGATGATCTGATCGTCGTGCTTGATGGAGCGCCGTATTTTCAGGCGTCGGCCGTCACGGACCTGGCGGCCCGTGACGACCTCACCTTCGTCACGTTCCCTGCGTATTCACCGGAACTCAATCCTGTCGAAGAGTGCTGGAGACAGCTCCAAGACGCTCTAAGCAACCGATTCTTTGACTCGTTAGACGAACTCACGACGGTAATCGATACCGCTCTTGACCAACTGTCGCTTCCAAAAATGAGTGATTATTTCTAA
- a CDS encoding uracil-DNA glycosylase: MGEMEDLCVTECERCPALVDSRSQIVNGTGPEDADILFVGEGPGAQEDSQGEPFVGRSGSVLDDQLRIVGLDRDTVRITNCVRCRPPENRDPTTDELENCRSYLEQEIELLDPDVIVTLGKVPTEHLLDRDVAVTKEAGSVEDVRVNGTPRRLLICVHPAATLYDRSQEETFESALERAAELAGVDGSENTSGQTRLDGF, encoded by the coding sequence ATGGGAGAGATGGAGGACCTCTGTGTCACCGAGTGTGAGCGCTGTCCCGCACTCGTCGACTCTCGTAGCCAGATCGTCAACGGTACCGGCCCCGAAGACGCCGACATCCTGTTCGTCGGCGAGGGTCCCGGCGCACAGGAGGATAGCCAGGGCGAGCCGTTCGTCGGCCGCAGCGGCTCCGTCCTCGACGACCAACTCCGAATCGTCGGCCTGGATCGCGACACCGTCCGCATCACCAACTGCGTGCGCTGTCGCCCACCCGAAAATCGCGATCCGACGACAGACGAACTCGAGAACTGCCGCAGCTACCTCGAACAGGAGATTGAACTGCTCGACCCCGACGTGATCGTCACACTCGGAAAGGTACCCACCGAGCACTTGCTCGACCGCGACGTCGCCGTAACGAAGGAAGCCGGCTCCGTGGAGGACGTTCGCGTCAACGGCACACCCCGACGGCTCCTGATCTGTGTCCACCCCGCAGCGACGCTGTACGACCGAAGCCAGGAGGAGACCTTCGAGTCCGCACTCGAGCGCGCCGCCGAACTGGCGGGCGTCGACGGCAGCGAGAACACGAGCGGGCAGACGCGGCTCGACGGCTTCTAG
- a CDS encoding M3 family oligoendopeptidase, translating into MTDYPTRNELDDQYTWDLTRLYETPADWARAADELESQLETLHDHHQPTDSPAALATALESIESALVTKGRLTLYAQLHRNEHPTDERRRDRYSRGQRLAARVDEAVRGLQRRIQRDAASVRAFREEGDNELDGWHAYLDDLLAQAPHTRDADTESVVSAFAPVIEAQTDTIAAIKTADFDPPTVEGSDGNPVAIDHGTYREALENPDRSVRRRAHTGYIDALAEHDHALAAALTEKVRAHAALAAVRNYESVRELALAEPSYPDTGMHTSFAEATHDAVLENVRDHLEAYHGLLESRRELLDVETLRRWDERVPVVSDGADAPEITFEELCEHLLAAVEPLGADYRNRLETLLTERRIDVYPTARKRTDIPAYCPSSPDAGPFVLANFREDVRTAFYLAHELGHAMHIECMRASQPPRYVNSPRPTSEVPSLVHELLLADHLRKKGGPELAPFVRERRAQFLAGNVYGAGESATFLHKVYRTAESGTDLTPTGLSELYADIAAEFRAPVAPPEGDTAAATRGAPWRQQSYIRDPYHNYQYVTGTVAAVSVVRRLQSGALSAGEYLEFLQNTGRRESSVSFDALGVDVTAAEPYERLASALESIRAARLG; encoded by the coding sequence ATGACAGACTATCCAACACGCAACGAACTGGACGACCAGTACACCTGGGACCTGACCCGCCTCTACGAGACCCCCGCCGACTGGGCACGCGCCGCAGACGAACTCGAGTCCCAGCTCGAAACGCTACACGACCACCACCAGCCGACCGACTCACCCGCCGCGCTGGCAACCGCACTCGAGTCCATCGAGTCTGCGCTGGTTACCAAGGGTCGGCTGACCCTCTACGCGCAGTTGCACCGAAACGAGCATCCGACGGACGAGAGGCGGCGCGACCGCTACAGTCGCGGGCAGCGACTCGCCGCCAGGGTCGACGAGGCCGTTCGCGGACTACAGCGGCGGATTCAGCGCGATGCAGCGAGCGTGCGTGCCTTCCGCGAGGAGGGGGACAACGAACTGGACGGCTGGCACGCCTACCTTGACGACCTCCTCGCGCAAGCGCCCCACACCCGCGACGCCGACACCGAATCGGTCGTCAGCGCGTTCGCACCCGTCATCGAAGCCCAGACGGACACGATCGCCGCGATCAAGACTGCCGATTTCGACCCGCCAACCGTCGAGGGATCGGACGGCAATCCGGTCGCCATCGACCACGGAACGTATCGGGAGGCACTCGAGAACCCCGACCGATCGGTCCGCCGACGAGCACACACGGGGTACATCGACGCGCTGGCCGAGCACGACCACGCGCTCGCGGCGGCGCTCACCGAGAAGGTGCGTGCTCACGCGGCCCTTGCAGCGGTTCGAAACTACGAGTCAGTCCGCGAACTCGCGCTCGCAGAACCGAGCTATCCCGACACCGGGATGCACACCTCGTTTGCCGAAGCGACCCACGACGCGGTTCTCGAGAACGTCCGCGATCACCTCGAGGCGTATCACGGGCTACTCGAGAGCCGCCGCGAACTGCTCGACGTCGAAACGCTGCGTCGGTGGGACGAGCGGGTACCCGTGGTTTCCGACGGCGCGGACGCACCCGAAATCACGTTCGAAGAACTGTGTGAGCACCTCCTGGCTGCGGTCGAACCGCTCGGTGCGGACTATCGGAACCGACTCGAGACGCTCCTCACGGAGCGGCGAATCGACGTCTACCCGACAGCGCGAAAGCGGACGGACATTCCAGCGTACTGTCCCTCGAGCCCGGACGCCGGTCCATTCGTGCTCGCGAACTTCCGCGAAGACGTGCGGACGGCGTTCTACCTCGCGCACGAACTCGGCCACGCGATGCACATCGAGTGTATGCGGGCGTCTCAGCCGCCGCGGTACGTGAACAGCCCGCGGCCGACCAGCGAGGTGCCGAGTCTGGTCCACGAACTGCTGTTAGCCGACCATCTCCGCAAGAAGGGTGGCCCGGAACTCGCCCCGTTCGTCCGCGAGCGCCGAGCGCAGTTCCTCGCCGGCAACGTGTACGGCGCTGGCGAGAGCGCGACGTTCCTCCACAAGGTGTACCGAACCGCCGAGTCGGGGACCGACCTGACGCCGACTGGGCTGTCGGAGTTGTACGCGGACATTGCCGCCGAATTTCGTGCGCCGGTTGCGCCGCCGGAGGGTGACACGGCTGCAGCGACGCGCGGCGCACCCTGGCGACAGCAGTCGTACATCCGTGATCCGTACCATAACTACCAGTACGTCACCGGCACCGTCGCGGCCGTCTCGGTTGTCAGGCGGCTTCAGTCGGGTGCGCTTTCCGCCGGAGAGTATCTCGAGTTCCTCCAGAACACGGGGCGGCGCGAGTCGAGTGTGTCGTTCGACGCGCTCGGCGTCGACGTGACGGCGGCCGAGCCGTACGAGCGCCTGGCGAGTGCACTCGAGTCGATTCGGGCTGCTCGGCTGGGCTGA
- a CDS encoding endonuclease dU, translated as MKSGVRALGIAESYRGRREHERRGQYRRGRNQCQCTRDVASDDDAGNGDGSGSDDGSSGADDSVDAAHRNRSTLAGAVVRADRVVDGLTYGQCAVGGTDATDAIVSLLTDLERPDVRYVLLGAIAPAWYNILDLSRIHEAAERPVFAVTFEASPGLESDLREAFSGEALQHRLAIYRRLPPRTAVTVNDETVYARWFGCEREEAVSVIRSFTPVGGRPEPIRVARLAARAGDAYRPASQDDHDDEDVEDIYDE; from the coding sequence ATGAAGTCCGGGGTGCGGGCGCTGGGCATCGCCGAATCGTACCGCGGCCGTCGTGAGCACGAGCGACGAGGACAGTATCGACGTGGACGGAACCAGTGTCAGTGTACTCGAGACGTCGCCAGTGACGACGATGCTGGAAACGGTGACGGCAGTGGGAGCGATGACGGCAGTAGCGGCGCTGACGATAGCGTGGACGCCGCCCACCGGAACAGGAGCACCCTGGCCGGTGCCGTCGTCCGCGCCGACCGGGTCGTCGATGGCCTCACCTACGGCCAGTGTGCGGTCGGCGGAACCGACGCGACCGACGCCATCGTCTCGCTCCTGACGGACCTGGAACGGCCGGACGTCCGATACGTGCTGCTCGGTGCCATCGCCCCGGCGTGGTACAATATTCTCGACCTGTCGCGGATCCACGAGGCTGCCGAGCGCCCGGTCTTCGCAGTCACCTTCGAAGCGAGTCCCGGACTCGAGAGCGACCTTCGAGAGGCCTTTTCGGGTGAGGCGCTCCAGCACCGTCTCGCGATCTACCGACGCCTTCCGCCGCGAACCGCGGTAACGGTCAACGACGAAACAGTCTACGCCCGGTGGTTCGGCTGTGAGCGTGAGGAGGCCGTGTCCGTAATTCGGTCGTTTACGCCGGTCGGTGGGCGACCGGAGCCGATTCGCGTCGCCCGGCTTGCGGCTCGAGCTGGTGATGCCTATCGACCGGCTTCACAAGACGATCACGACGACGAAGACGTCGAAGACATCTACGACGAGTAA